CATCTACGTGGTTGCCGGTGGCCGCATCAGCGGCGAACTGCCCATCGCAGCGGCCACCCAAGAAGCGATCATGCAGCTAGCCACGACGTGAGGAGGAGCTATATGTCGGTGGAACAGGTCCGCACCCTACCCCATTCTGCCACCTTCTGGTGGCATCTTCGGTCGGCCTTACGCGAAAACATCCGCGATTATGGGATGTTTATCGCGTTGTTTGTGATCATGCTCATCTTTGCTATCGCGACCGATGGCATTTTTCTTTCGCCCCGCAATCTGAGTAATTTGTTGAACCAAACCGGTTACATTGCGGTGTTGGCCGTCGGCATGACCCTGGTGATTGTGATTCGGCAGATCGATCTGTCGGTTGGCTTTTTGGCCGGCTTTCTGGGTGCCGTCGCCGCGATCGCCTTGACCTTCTGGGGCTGGTCCACGTATGTGGTCGTGCCGCTCGTCTTGGGACTGGGGATTCTGGCGGGGTTGATCACCGCCTTTCCAGTCGCCCGGCTGGGGATTCCCTCGTTCGTCGCCTCGCTGGCCGGCTGGCTGATCTACCGCGGCGCGTTGCAACTGGTCACCGAGAGCACGGGGACCATCGTGATTAGCGATCCTGTCTTCAACGCCATCGGCAATGCGTTTCTGCCCGATCTCCCGCTGGGGATCCTGCCGCGCGTGCACAAAGTGACGCTGTTGCTCGGTGCCCTGGCGATTGTTCTGTTTATCAGCAGTCAAGTGCGCAGCCGACGCAAGAAACTTGCCTATCGCTTTGAGGTGCTTCCGCTGGACATTTTTCTCCTCAAACTCCTATTGATCGCCGGCCTGATCGGCGTCGGCACCTGGGTGCTGGCGCGGTATAATGGCCTATCCTGGACCGTGGTGATTGTGCTGCTGGTGGTGGGTATCTATCATTTCATCACAACCCAGACGGTGCTGGGGCGCCACATCTATGCTGTGGGTGGCAATCCCGAAGCCGCTGAACTGAGCGGCATCAGCGTGGCGCGCATCACCTACATTGTCTTTGGCTCGATGGGGATGCTTGCTGCACTCTCCGGCATCTTGTTTGCGTCACGGCTGCAATCGGCCACCACCACCGCCGGTACCCTGTTCGAATTGGATGCGATCGCCGCTGCGTATGTCGGTGGTGTATCGGCCGCTGGCGGTGTTGGTCGCGTCACCGGCTCGGTGATCGGCGCACTGGTGATGACGTCGCTCACAAGCGGCATGAATCTGATGGGAGTAGGCATCGCCTACCAGTACATGGTGCGCGGCGCCGTGCTGGCGCTGGCGGTCATTTTTGATGTGTACACCCGCCGCGCGCGCGCCTGACGACGCTCTACTGCGGGGCAACCATGCGCAACGAAGCATTTCCACCGACAGTGCCGTCACGCACCAGCGGCGTTCACCCGCTGCGTCGCGGGTGGACCACGCTGATCAGCCGCCAGGAACTGGTGATTGTGACGCTGCTGTTGCTGGTTGGCACGGCGCTGAGCTTGGGCACCGAGACCTTTCTCAGCCGGACCAATCTCTTCAACATTGCGCGCGCCTGTTCATGGATTGCGATTGCCGCACTAGGCGAGGCGCTGGTGATCATCATTGGGGGGATTGACCTATCGGTTGGGGCGGTCATGGCGCTGGCCGGCTTTGTCTGCGCGCTCTGCCTCCAGGCAGACTGGCCCGTGCCCGCCGCGCTGCTGGCCGGGCTGCTCACCGGCAGCCTGGTTGGCTGGGTCAATGGTGTGCTGATCGGGCGCATTGGACTGCCACCCTTCATCGTCACCTTGGGGACGATGAGTCTCGCGCGCGGCGTCGTCCTGGGCCTCACGCGCGGCGAACCGATACGGCATCTCCCGCAGACGTTTCTCATGCTCGGCCAGGCCGAACTGTGGCCCGGCGCCTGGCCCCTCCCGGTGATCTACATGCTGGTGCTGGCAGCCCTGGTCAGTCTGTTGCTGCATCAGACGGTGTTGGGCCGCTACATCTACACCTTGGGACGGAACGAACGCGCGCTAGTGATCGCCGGTGTCGACACGGCCCAGCTCAAAGTGAGTGTCTATCTGCTCAGCGGCGCCCTGACGGCCGTTGCCGGACTGCTGTTGACGGCGCGCGTTGGTGTCGCGGCGCCAACCGCTGCGATCGGCTATGAGCTAGACGTCATCGCGGCCGCGGTGATCGGCGGCACCAGCTTGTTCGGCGGCGAGGGCAGCGTGATCGGGGTCTTGCTCGGCACCGCCCTCTTGCAAATCGTCCGCAACGGTCTGGTGCTGCTGGGTGTGCCGGCCTACTGGCAGACCGTGGCGCTTGGCGGTATGATTCTGGTGGTGATCTTGCTCGATTACTGGCGACGGCGGGCGGCGCGATGAAGCGTGTAGCAGGATTGATCGGGGTGGGATTGGTCGCGCTGATAGCCTGGTATGCGCAGGCACAGCCAGGTATGCGCCAGGCAGCGGAGACGGATACGCCACGGCGGATCACGATCGCCTGGATCCCCAAATCGCTCAACAATCCGATCTTCGAACTGGGCCGTAAAGGCGCGCTTCAAAAAGCTGCTGAACTGAGTCGCCGGGGGCCGTTCCAAGTTGATGTGCTGGCCGTCGCTTCGGTTGCTGCGGATGCAGCCGAACAGGCACGTGTAGTTGAGGATGTGATCGCCCGCGGTGTGGATGGCATCGCGTTGTCATGCAACGATCCCACCGCCTGTATTGCGCCGATCAACGCCGCGGTGCGGGCCGGCATACCGGTCATGACGTGGGATGCCGATGCGCCACAGAGTCAACGCTTTGCCTACCTTGGCATCGACAACTACCGCGCGGGCCAGGCGGCCGCCGAACTACTCATCGAGGCGATGGGGCCGCACGGCACCGTCGCAATCTTAAGTGGCGTGCCCGGCGCGCTCAACCTGGAAGAGCGCATCCGCGGCTTCAAAGCACGGATCGCTGAGTATCCACAGATCCATATCGTTACCACCGTCAACAGCAACGATGATATTACCCTGGGTATTCAGGCCGTTGAAGAGACGATGCAGGCCTATCCTGCGCTGGATGGCTGGTTCTTCGCCGGGATGTGGCCGTTGTTCTCCGAGCGAGGCTCCATGCCGTTGTGGGAGCGGGCCGCCACCCAAGGTCATCTGCAAACCGTTGCGTTCGACACCTTGCCCTTCGAACTCGAACTCCTCCGCGATGGCTATCTCACCGGCTTGATCGGCCAGAAGTATTGGGCCTGGGGCTACGACACAACCCAGATCTTGTACGACAAAATTGTCACCGGACGCAGTGTGCCACCGTTTATCGACTCGGGCATGGATATCGTCACCGCCAAGAATGTCGATGCCATGCTCCGGGCCTGGCAGACCAACGACTTCAGCCAGCCGCTAGCAGCACCCTAGGAGATACCACCGGCTCTACCGCCTATGGACGCACTGCTTCGCGTGGAACACCTCTCAAAGGGCTTTGGCACGCTGCCCGCTGTCCGTCGCGTCAGCTTCACGATCGCACCGGGCGAAGTTGTCGGTCTGGCAGGGCAAAGCGGCGCCGGCAAATCGGTTATCACCGCGCTGCTGGCCGGTCTCTACCCGGCCGACGAAGGCGAGATCATCTTCGCCGGGCGCCGGCTCACCTGGCCCTTCCACGCGCGCCGGCTGGGGATAGAGGTCATCTACCAGCAGCCAGAACTGGCGGACGCCCTGGATATCACCGCCAATCTGTTTTTGGGCCATGAACCGGGCTGGCCGTGTTGGAATAGCTGGCTCAAAGTTCCTGCGCGTCGCCGCATGGACCACGAAGCGGAACGCATTCTGGCGCGCCTGGGCGTACGCTTCAACTCGCTCCGCGAAACGGTGAGCAATCTCACCAGTGAGCAACGCCAGTTGATCGCCATTGCCCGCGTGTTGGCGCGGCCAGCCCGTCTGGTGATCATCGACGAGCCCACCGATGTCCTCAGCTACTCTTCACAGCACATTCTGTTGAACCTGATCCAGAGCTGGCAGCAACAGGGCATGGCCGTGCTCTTCTGCAGCGACAATCTCGAGCATCTGTTTGCGGTCACCGACCGGATTGTCGCACTGCGCCAGGGCGAGGTTGTGGCAACCCAACGCACCGATGAGACCAGCCGTGAAGAGATCGTCGCGGCACTGGTTGGCACCACCGACCGCCAGCAGCTCACACCCACGATCTGGGCCCTCGATAGCTACTACCGCGCCAAAGAACAAGCCGAGCAGTTGCGCGCGCACGAGCTGCTACTGCAGCGCCATCTGGCCACCCAGGACTCGCTGAATCGCGAGCTGATCGAACGGCTGGCTGAACAAGTCACTGCCCTTGATCGCGCCAACCTCAGCTTACAAGATGCGCAGCGCCGGCTGCTGACCGAGCGCGAGGAGGAACGCAAACACCTCGCGCGCGAGCTTCACGACCAGGTGCTGCAAGATTTGCTGAGCATCAACTATCAGCTTGAAGAACTGGCTGAAGAGACACCGCCCGATGCTATGCGTCAGACGGTCGCCGAGATCCGCGCCAGTATTCGCACTCTGGTTGATGATATCCGTCGGATCTGTGGAAACCTGCGACCGCCCACCATCGACAATCTGGGCTTGGGTGCCGCCCTCCAATCCTACACGCGCGAGTGGCAAGCACGGACCGGCATCCCGGTCAGCCTCGAGCTTGATCCACAGCTGGGCCGCTTGCCGGAGACCACCGAGCTGTCGATCTTTCGCATCGTGCAGGAAGGGCTGAACAATGTCCGCAAACATGCGGCTGCCAGCGCCGTACGCATCAGCCTGAAACACACCTCGCCACGCACACTGATGGTGGTGCTGGCGGACAATGGACGTGGGCTACCGGAGAACTTTGATCTGGCGACTCTCTCGGCCAATCGGCGCTATGGCTTGTTAGGCATCGGCGAGCGCGTTGCCCTGCTGGGAGGACGCTTTAACATTCAAAACCAAGCCGACGGTGGCACCGTGCTCCAGGTGGAAATTCCCCATCCGCGCGTGGCGATCACCGGTGAGACTCTCCTGCCGATATAATCGCCGCCCTGCGCCGAGGCCGCTCGCTTATGGCTGCTGGTTGGTGACCAGACTCAGCAGGCGGTCGCGCATCTGGCTGAGCTCCTCATCAAGACCACGCGGATTGACGAGCAGATCGGCGCGAATACGGCTGATGCCCTGGCGCTCGGTGTCGAGCTGGGGCTTGAAATCCTCGGGCATGAGCGCAAAGGCCTGATCCAGCGAGAGCTTGACCGCCACCAGCTCGCCGTCGGCGCGTGCCAGATCGTTGATCTGTAGCGCTTCCATGGCGAACGAGATCTGCCAGACGGCTTTGAAGACCGCGGTGGCGGCGCGCTGATCGGCGAGCTGCTGCTCAAGCTGCCGCACCTGCTGCCAGAGCGCCTCCGGCGGCGCAGCGGTGGGCAGCGGTTGCGGCGCCGGGGTCGGCAACTGCACCACGATCGGCTGCAGCGGGCCGGGCGTGGGCGTCGGCGTCGGCGATTGGAGCGCCGCCAAGCCGCGCTCCAGGGCCAGGGTCAGCCCCGCCGCCAGCAGCGCCGTCACGCCGATCACGACCCACGTGGACCACCGCCGTAGCTCCGTGCTCATGGCGCTGCGCTCATCCAACACCGTTGCGGCGCGCCGGTGATGGCACGTGCAACGGTCGCACCGGCAGGCAGGTGGACAACATCAGTGCTCGATCTGCGCCGCCAGCAGCAAGGCCTGCGCGATCTCCTTCATCGGCTTGCGCGTGTTCATTGAGAGCTGCTGGATCTTGCGGAAGGCCTCCGCCTCGGTCAGACCCTGCTGTTCCATCAGCAGACCCTTGGCGCGCTCGACCACCTTGCGCGTTTCGAGGGCTTCTTTGAGGTCGCCGATCTGCTTGTCCATGGCGCGCAGCTCGGCAAAGCGCGCCATGGCCACCTCCAGCGCCGGCAGCAGATCTGCCTCGCGGAAGGGCTTGACCAAATAGGCCACCACGCCGGCTTCCTTGGCGCGCTCGACCAGCTCGCGGTCGCTGTAGGCCGTCAGCAGCAGCACCGGCGCGATGCGCTCCTGCGTTAGAATCTCGGCGGCCTGGATACCGTCCAACCTGGGCATTTTGATGTCCATGACGACCAGATCGGGGCGCAATTCGCGGGCCAGATTGATCGCGCTGACGCCGTCCCCGGCCTCACCGACGACCAGATAGCCCAGGCCCACCAACGTCTCTTTGAGGTTCATACGGATCAGCGACTCATCGTCAGCGATGACCAGACGGGTCTGCGCCATAACGGATCCTCCCACCGGAAGCGATTAGATGTGCTTGCGCGTGCAGCCTGGAGTATACGCTGCCGATCGGCGACTGTCAAAGGTCAGACGCCTGCGCCGACCACGTTTGTACGAAGTGCACAAACCGCCGTGCATGGCGTGAGGGGCACGCTCATGCGCGGCGGACTACCCCAAGGCGGCAAGGGGTCAGGCGGGCCGATCCTGCTCTTGCTGCTTGCGGAAATCGACGAAGCGATAGCCGACCCCACGTTCGGTCAGGATATACTTGGGATTGGCCGGATCCTCTTCGATCTTTTGGCGCAGATAGGTGATATACAGCCGTAGATAGTGGCTTTCGTCGCGGTATTCCGGACCCCACACCTTGGTCAGCAACACATCGTGCGGCATCACCCAGCCCGCATTCTGCACCAGGTGGTAGAGCAGGCGATACTCGGTAGGACGCAGGCTGATCGGTTTGCCGTTGACCAAGACCTCGTGCCGTGCAAAGTCGATCGTGAGCCGGTCGTCGATCTTGAGCGTGGTCTGCGGCACCGGCGGCGGCGCGGCATGCCGGCGCAACACTGCGCGGATGCGGCTGACCAGCTCACGCTGATCGAAGGGCTTGCCGATGTAATCATCCGCACCCAACTCCAGGCCGCGCACGCGATCCTCGGGCTGATCCTTGGCGGTCAGCATGATCACCGGCACAGTGGAAAACTGCCGCAGGCGGCGCAGCACCTCAAAGCCGTCCATGCCCGGCATCATCACATCCAGCAGCACGATGTCGGGCATGTCGTTGCGCACCCGCTCCAGCGCCTCACGGCCATTGGTCGCGGTGATCACGCGACAGCCCTCCAGCTCAAGATTCATGCGCACCACCTGGATCAGGCGCGGCTCGTCATCGACGACCAGCACCAGGCGGCCCTTCAGCTCGATACGCGGCTGTTCGGTGGGATCCGAAAAGGTCATACATCCTCGGCATCAGGTTGTGTGCTGCGGCGGGTCCGTGTGCGGCGCGTACGGGTGGCACCGCTCTCCTCAGGCGCGGCATCCGGCGCGGCGCTGCTGCTCGCCTCGCTGCTCGCCTCGCTGCTCGTGCGCGTGCGGCGGACGCGGGTTGTGCCCGTGCTGCTGTCGGCGGCGCCGGTCGTCGCGCGCGCCGTACGCGTGCGCCGGCCCGTGGTTGTGCCCTGCTGCGCCGCGGTCTCCCCGCTGGCGGCAGCCGGCATGGCGCCGGCCGGTTCCGGTTCGGTCGGCGTGCCGTTCTGCGCCGCCGGTGGCGCGCCCCTGGCCGCCTGCGCGGCGGTCGGCTCGCTCGCCGGAAGCAACGCTTCGGACGCGCCTGCCTCGCGGAGCCGGCTATCGCCGGGGGCCTCCTCCGGCGCGAGCAACGAGCTGGCCGATGGAGCAGCGCTGGATGGCCGCAGCGGCAGTCCTGCCCGCCCACGCGTCACCGACGTGCGCGCCGGCGCCGATGCCGGCCGACTGCCACCCGCTGTCGCCGGCCGCCGGATCACCACCACCGGCACCGTCTCACCCGCCGGCCGCGCTGCCGGTTCGGGCTGCCAGGGCCGCACCTCATAGCCGCGCGCCGCCAGCCGCCGCGCAAATGCCTCATCGACCATAACTTCATCAAAAACGTCAGCATCGTAGCCGCCGTACATTTCACGCAACATTTCGCTGATCGATTCAGCATACGTGTAAATATCGTTGAGACTCATAATCTCACGCAGCATTTTACGCTCAGCCATACATATCACTCCATAGGCTTGAAAAGCAACGCCAAACCGCGACACACTGCGAGCATGATCCATACGCGCGACAGAAACGTGGCATCCCCTGCCGCCGAGAGTGCTGCAGTAGCATGCGTCGGCATGTGCTCGACCGATGTTATGCCTATGATAACACACGCGCTACCCGTTCGCGGCAGCGGATGCGTGTGGATCCTGCTGATCGGCAACCATCTGCGCCTGAGCAGCTGTGTTGGCAGCCTCGGCAACCGGCAATTGGCGATGCTCCAGCGGCAGCGTGAAAATAAAGCGCGCGCCGCGTCCGGGCTGGCTCTCAACCCGAATCTGGCCACCATGCGCCTCGATGATCGCTTTGGTCAGGTACAACCCCAACCCGGCGCCCTGCGTCTGACGCCCAAGCGTATTGTCCACGCGGTAGAAGCGCTCAAAGATGCGTTGTTGATCCTCCGGCGCGATACCGATGCCCTGATCCGCTACGTACACCACTGCCTGATCGCCATCGACCCAGCCGCCGACCCGGATTACGCCGCCGTTGGGGCTGTATTTGACGGCGTTGGAGAGCAGATTGGTGAGCACCATGCGGATGCGCTCTTCGTCGGCGTGGACCGGTGGCATGTTGGACGGAAAGCGGATCTGAAACTCAAAGCGCTCGGAGGCGGTCGCGGCGATGGCCTGCACCGCGCGCGCGGCCAGCGACGGCAGATCGACCGGTCCAAGCTGCAACGCCAGGCCGCCTGCCTGCAGGCGGGAGACATCTAGCAGGTTGCCGATCAGCGTATCCAGGCGATCGGCCTCTTCCTCGATCACTGCCAACCCCTCGCGGATCGTCTGCTGATCCCAGTTGGCGTCGGGACGGCGCAAGGTACTGGCATAGCCCTTGATGATTGCCACCGGCGTTTTCAGCTCGTGCGAGATGACCGAGATGAAGGTAGCCTGCTGCTGCTCCTCCCGTTTGCGCGTGGTGATATCGCGCACGTTGGCGATCGCCCCCAGAAACTCGCCGTGCGGCCCGTAGGTGGGCGAGTAGCGGCTCGATACATAGCGCTCACGGCCATCGCGTGTGGTGATGCGGCCCTCCACGGTTGGATTGGGCTCGGGCGGCCGGCGCTGCAGCGGACAGGCCGTCAGGCAGATGTTGAACCCCTGTTCGTTGTGGATGCCGAGCACCTCGGCACAGGGACGGCCGATCGCCTCCTCGCGCGGCCAGCCGGTGAGCTGTTCCATAGCGCGGTTGAAGGTAGTGATGCGCCAGCGATGATCGATAATCATCACGCCGTCGGCCGACTGTTCGATGATCGCATTGAGGCGTTCCTGCTCCTGCACCGCGGCGCGGTACAGGCGCGCATTTTGCACAGCAACTGCCGCCTGGGCGGCGAACGCGGCGATCAGCGACTCATCCGCCATGGTAAAGGCCACGTTCACTGCGGCGCGAAAGACGACGATGAAGCCGATCGGCCGCTGGCCGATCAGCAGTGGGAGGCTGATCATCTGGCGCAGCGGCAGACGCACCTCCTCAGCGGTTTGCCATAACAGGCGCGCCTGTTGCTCGCGCGTCACGCGCGGATCGGCCAAGCCCGCCAGCAACGCCGTGAAGGCCGGGTAGTGCTCTGGCGGAATCTGGTAGGAAACGGCGATGCGCAGGCGCTCCGCACTTTCGCCCGGCGCCTCGTACAGCGCAATAAAGCCATAGTTGCCGGCGACGATCTCCACGGCATAGCGCACCACCAGGCTCAACACCGTCTCCAAATCCAACTGCGCGGTGATCGCTTGGTTGATGCGCAACAGGTAATCGCGCTGCCGTAGTTGATAGTCGCCAAGATCTAACATGGTTCTAATGCTCCATCAATACCCCATTAACGCGGCCACCGTATACTGTGCTACAGAACCGTTAACGGTCACCCGCTGGCATGGTGATCAGTATAACGGAAAGCCATCAGGAGCAGCAACCGAGGAGGGATCGCTATGACCAACCTGCGTCGGTGGGATCCGTTCAGCGAGATGATGAGCCTGCGCGATGCGGTCAACCAACTGTTTGAGGAGAGCTTCGTCAGCCCGGCACGCTTCGGCGGCAGCGGCAGCCTGAGCCTGCCCATGAACGTTAGCGAGACAGCGGACAGTTTTATCGTTGAGGCGGTCGTGCCCGGTCTGCGCCCGGAGGATCTGGAGGTCACGCTGGAAGACAACGTGTTGACGATCCGGGGCGAGGTGCGGCAAGAGCAGCAGACCAGCGACAAGCAGGCCAACTACCACATCATGGAGCGTCGCTATGGCCGCTTCAGCCGCTCGATCGCGCTGCCGACAGCAGTCAAGGCGGACGGCATCCAGGCCACGCTGGAGCACGGCATCCTGCGGCTGGAGATCCCCAAGGCTGAGGAAGTCAAGCCGCGGCGCATCACCGTCACCAGTGGCGGCGCGCAGCGGGGCCGGACGCTGGAGGTCAATGCCGAGCAGCAGCGCAACGCTTGATCGGCCATACGCGCCCGCCGGATCGCGGTGATCCGGCGGGCGTTTTTGCACTTTACAATTCCGGAAACAACCGATCAAAGGTGTGTCAATGATTGCAAGGGCTGCTGCATACCTCTAATGAACCCTCACAACCACCAACGCACGAGAAGCATTTACACGGCCCTAGACATTCGCCGACAACTATGCTAGGATTATCCTCGATGGCTGCGAGCAGCCGCCGGGCGACGCGCCGAGGCCGATGCGCAGCCAAGCAGGAGTCACGGTATGCAGATCGATCAATCCAGCCGACGGGCCCGCAAACTGATCGCCGACCTCCAGCTGACCGAAGACGAAGTGCGGCAGATCATTGCTGCCGCCCGGATCAACCTTGCCACCTTCGATCCGGAGTACCGTGCCAACGTAACTCAACTGTCGCAGGAGCTGGATCGCAGCCGGCCCACGATCTACAACTGGGCCGATCGCGCCTTGGAAGCAACCGTCGAAACCTTTCGTAGCATCCGCACCGGGCGGCCGCCCAAAAATGCCGCACCCCGGCGGATGCGCCGCCGGGCCACAGGCGGCAAACCCCACGAATAAGTGTCTGCGGCGCGCCTGAAGTCCCACTCGCGCTGCTCCTAGGAGTAATGGCCAGAGATAGGCCGGCAGTTTACTGCCGGTCGCTGTGGGGCTGCGTATCATACAGCCAGACCGCACGCGCGGGCACCCGGCGCAACTTGCACCGTGCTGCCAAAGGGACAGTACGGCCTATTTCGCCAACGACGAGAAGGCAGGAAACCATGGCTCTCGATCCGCAGCTGACCAGTTTGATCGTCCCGCCCGAAGAGATCGCCAACATCGAAGAGGTCCTCAACCGGCTGGTAGAGGAAACCGGCGGGAATCACGCCCTGTTGCTGGATAAAAGTGGCCAGGTGATCGCATGCCATGGCGACGCCAGCCGCCAGGACACCACCGCGCTCGGCGCGCTGATCGCCGGCACCTTTGCTTCCTCGCGCGAGGTAGCCAAGCTGCTGCGCGAAAAAGATTTCAAGATGCTCTTCCAGCAGGGGGCCAAGGAGAACCTGTTTATTGCCCTGATCGCCGAGCAGTGGATTTTGACGATCATCTTCAACAAGGAGACCCACATCGGCCTGGTCAAGGTGCTGATCAAGAAGGCCTCCGAGGAGCTCACGACGATTCTGCAGCGTGTTCGGCAATCGCGGCGGGTGCGCAACGATGTGCTCAACTCCAGCCTCCGCACCTCGATGGCAGACACCATCGATCTGTTATTCCGAGACTAAGGCAGGGAGCACGACTCATGGCACTGATCAACGTTGCCGCACGCGAAATTCACTGCAAGATTGTCTATTACGGCCCGGGCATGGGCGGTAAAACCACCAACCTGCAGTGGATTCACAGTCAGGTTCCCCGCGCCAACAAGGGCGAGCTCTTGTCGATCGCCACCGAAACCGAGCGCACGCTCTTTTTTGACTTCCTACCACTCGATCTGGGCAAGGTACGCGGCTTTCAAACGCGCTTCCACCTCTATACTGTTCCCGGTCAGGTGCTCTACGAGCGCACACGCGTCGCCGTGCTCAACGGCGCCGACGGTGTCGTCTTTGTCGCCGACTCACAACGCCACAAACTCGAAGAAAACATCAACAGCCTGAAAGAGCTGGCGCGCAACATCCAGAAACAGGGCAAAAAATTTCAGGAATTCCCGCTGGTGTTGCAGTACAACAAACGCGATCTGCCGAACGTCCTGCCGGTAGCGGTGCTGGATAAATATCTCAATCCGTTCGGCTGGCCGCGCTTCGAAGCCTGCGCCGCTTCTGGGCCGGGCGTCTTCGATACGCTCAAGGCGATTAGCAAGCTGGTGATTGCCAAACTTTAGCAGGGTCAGGGTTCAGCCTTCAGGCATCATCCGTCGGCCAGCTGCTCGCTCGCTGATAGCTGATGGCTGATAGCTGATACCTGATAGCCACGGCTATGGCGCTCGCAGGGGATCTGGCAGATTTCAGCCTCGTCGATCTGATCCAGTTGATCGATCTGGGCCGCAAAAGCGGCGGCGTCGAGATTCATGCGCGCCGCGACGCGGAGCAGTTCGACGGCTGGCTCTTTTTCGATGAGGGCAAGCTCTGCGCGGCGCACCTCGGCCCGCTGCAGGGAGAAGAAGCGGTCTATACCCTCTTCACCTGCACCGCGGGACCGTTCCACCTGCACGAGGGCATGGCCCTGCCGGCTCCCAACATTCGCGCCTCCAACGAGGCGATCATCATGGAGGGCGTGACGCGGCAGGAGGAGTGGGCCAGTCTGGTCCGGCGCGCGCCGCCACGCACGGCAGTGTTGCGGCTGGTTGCCAATCCGCCGGCCTCCAGCCGCGAGATCCAGTTGCCGGCGCACAAGTGGCGCATCCTCACGCTGATCAACGGCAAAAACACCGTCGCCGATCTGATCCGGCTCTCGGGCCTGGGCGAGTTTACGACGCTGGTGATCCTTGTCGAACTGCTAGATGCCGGCCTGGTCGAAGCGCGCGTCGAGGAGGCGCGTCGCGAGCCACTCTATCCCGAACTGGAGCGCCTGGCGATCGCCAGCATGGGCAACAGCGCCCGCGTGCTGTTGGCGGACGCCTTTCGCCGTGCCGGGCTGG
This is a stretch of genomic DNA from Kallotenue papyrolyticum. It encodes these proteins:
- a CDS encoding ATP-binding cassette domain-containing protein; this encodes MEHLSKGFGTLPAVRRVSFTIAPGEVVGLAGQSGAGKSVITALLAGLYPADEGEIIFAGRRLTWPFHARRLGIEVIYQQPELADALDITANLFLGHEPGWPCWNSWLKVPARRRMDHEAERILARLGVRFNSLRETVSNLTSEQRQLIAIARVLARPARLVIIDEPTDVLSYSSQHILLNLIQSWQQQGMAVLFCSDNLEHLFAVTDRIVALRQGEVVATQRTDETSREEIVAALVGTTDRQQLTPTIWALDSYYRAKEQAEQLRAHELLLQRHLATQDSLNRELIERLAEQVTALDRANLSLQDAQRRLLTEREEERKHLARELHDQVLQDLLSINYQLEELAEETPPDAMRQTVAEIRASIRTLVDDIRRICGNLRPPTIDNLGLGAALQSYTREWQARTGIPVSLELDPQLGRLPETTELSIFRIVQEGLNNVRKHAAASAVRISLKHTSPRTLMVVLADNGRGLPENFDLATLSANRRYGLLGIGERVALLGGRFNIQNQADGGTVLQVEIPHPRVAITGETLLPI
- a CDS encoding sugar-binding protein; the encoded protein is MRQAAETDTPRRITIAWIPKSLNNPIFELGRKGALQKAAELSRRGPFQVDVLAVASVAADAAEQARVVEDVIARGVDGIALSCNDPTACIAPINAAVRAGIPVMTWDADAPQSQRFAYLGIDNYRAGQAAAELLIEAMGPHGTVAILSGVPGALNLEERIRGFKARIAEYPQIHIVTTVNSNDDITLGIQAVEETMQAYPALDGWFFAGMWPLFSERGSMPLWERAATQGHLQTVAFDTLPFELELLRDGYLTGLIGQKYWAWGYDTTQILYDKIVTGRSVPPFIDSGMDIVTAKNVDAMLRAWQTNDFSQPLAAP
- a CDS encoding ANTAR domain-containing response regulator, with the protein product MAQTRLVIADDESLIRMNLKETLVGLGYLVVGEAGDGVSAINLARELRPDLVVMDIKMPRLDGIQAAEILTQERIAPVLLLTAYSDRELVERAKEAGVVAYLVKPFREADLLPALEVAMARFAELRAMDKQIGDLKEALETRKVVERAKGLLMEQQGLTEAEAFRKIQQLSMNTRKPMKEIAQALLLAAQIEH
- a CDS encoding response regulator transcription factor; its protein translation is MTFSDPTEQPRIELKGRLVLVVDDEPRLIQVVRMNLELEGCRVITATNGREALERVRNDMPDIVLLDVMMPGMDGFEVLRRLRQFSTVPVIMLTAKDQPEDRVRGLELGADDYIGKPFDQRELVSRIRAVLRRHAAPPPVPQTTLKIDDRLTIDFARHEVLVNGKPISLRPTEYRLLYHLVQNAGWVMPHDVLLTKVWGPEYRDESHYLRLYITYLRQKIEEDPANPKYILTERGVGYRFVDFRKQQEQDRPA
- a CDS encoding sensor histidine kinase yields the protein MLDLGDYQLRQRDYLLRINQAITAQLDLETVLSLVVRYAVEIVAGNYGFIALYEAPGESAERLRIAVSYQIPPEHYPAFTALLAGLADPRVTREQQARLLWQTAEEVRLPLRQMISLPLLIGQRPIGFIVVFRAAVNVAFTMADESLIAAFAAQAAVAVQNARLYRAAVQEQERLNAIIEQSADGVMIIDHRWRITTFNRAMEQLTGWPREEAIGRPCAEVLGIHNEQGFNICLTACPLQRRPPEPNPTVEGRITTRDGRERYVSSRYSPTYGPHGEFLGAIANVRDITTRKREEQQQATFISVISHELKTPVAIIKGYASTLRRPDANWDQQTIREGLAVIEEEADRLDTLIGNLLDVSRLQAGGLALQLGPVDLPSLAARAVQAIAATASERFEFQIRFPSNMPPVHADEERIRMVLTNLLSNAVKYSPNGGVIRVGGWVDGDQAVVYVADQGIGIAPEDQQRIFERFYRVDNTLGRQTQGAGLGLYLTKAIIEAHGGQIRVESQPGRGARFIFTLPLEHRQLPVAEAANTAAQAQMVADQQDPHASAAANG
- a CDS encoding ABC transporter permease, translating into MRNEAFPPTVPSRTSGVHPLRRGWTTLISRQELVIVTLLLLVGTALSLGTETFLSRTNLFNIARACSWIAIAALGEALVIIIGGIDLSVGAVMALAGFVCALCLQADWPVPAALLAGLLTGSLVGWVNGVLIGRIGLPPFIVTLGTMSLARGVVLGLTRGEPIRHLPQTFLMLGQAELWPGAWPLPVIYMLVLAALVSLLLHQTVLGRYIYTLGRNERALVIAGVDTAQLKVSVYLLSGALTAVAGLLLTARVGVAAPTAAIGYELDVIAAAVIGGTSLFGGEGSVIGVLLGTALLQIVRNGLVLLGVPAYWQTVALGGMILVVILLDYWRRRAAR
- a CDS encoding sugar ABC transporter permease, with the protein product MSVEQVRTLPHSATFWWHLRSALRENIRDYGMFIALFVIMLIFAIATDGIFLSPRNLSNLLNQTGYIAVLAVGMTLVIVIRQIDLSVGFLAGFLGAVAAIALTFWGWSTYVVVPLVLGLGILAGLITAFPVARLGIPSFVASLAGWLIYRGALQLVTESTGTIVISDPVFNAIGNAFLPDLPLGILPRVHKVTLLLGALAIVLFISSQVRSRRKKLAYRFEVLPLDIFLLKLLLIAGLIGVGTWVLARYNGLSWTVVIVLLVVGIYHFITTQTVLGRHIYAVGGNPEAAELSGISVARITYIVFGSMGMLAALSGILFASRLQSATTTAGTLFELDAIAAAYVGGVSAAGGVGRVTGSVIGALVMTSLTSGMNLMGVGIAYQYMVRGAVLALAVIFDVYTRRARA